In Shouchella patagoniensis, the following are encoded in one genomic region:
- the srlA gene encoding PTS glucitol/sorbitol transporter subunit IIC: protein MDFLIRAAEGFIGLFEEGAQTFVGLVVDIVPLLIMLLVAMNAIIHFVGQERIEKLAMKSSKNIFTRYLVLPVIGTFFFLNPMTLSLGRFLPERYKPGYYASASYHCHSMNGLFPHVNPAELFVFLGVAAGITQLGYSTAELALRYFLVGVVMNMIRGLVTDWMVYYVEKQQKVKLKTTMGDSVGGTNNG from the coding sequence ATGGATTTTCTAATTCGTGCAGCGGAAGGATTTATTGGTTTATTTGAAGAGGGAGCCCAAACGTTTGTTGGTCTCGTCGTTGATATCGTTCCGTTATTAATTATGTTGCTAGTCGCAATGAACGCAATCATTCATTTTGTGGGTCAGGAACGGATTGAGAAGTTGGCGATGAAATCGTCGAAGAACATCTTCACTCGGTATCTTGTTTTACCTGTTATTGGTACATTCTTTTTTCTGAATCCAATGACCTTATCGTTAGGACGTTTTTTACCTGAACGTTATAAACCTGGTTATTATGCCTCAGCGAGTTATCATTGCCACTCTATGAATGGGTTGTTTCCACATGTAAATCCAGCGGAGTTATTTGTATTTCTTGGTGTTGCTGCGGGGATTACCCAACTTGGCTATTCAACAGCAGAACTTGCTTTACGTTACTTCCTAGTAGGGGTTGTTATGAATATGATTCGGGGACTTGTAACGGACTGGATGGTTTATTATGTCGAGAAGCAACAAAAAGTAAAGTTAAAAACGACAATGGGCGATTCAGTAGGAGGAACAAACAATGGCTGA
- a CDS encoding transcriptional regulator GutM gives MVILLAVLCLAVGFLLQSVLGFWQIKNFNERYREMREEGQVAIGRSKGIVRTGVILMLLMDRKDNIIRAERMQGMTIFARFKEVPTLAEQPLFYMDQPVEARLDRFTKKALHDARHVYQVVKAGGEIKPPKAPLSKLFSVFTRKREVNG, from the coding sequence GTGGTGATTCTACTAGCTGTTCTATGTTTGGCTGTCGGTTTTTTGCTGCAAAGCGTGTTAGGTTTTTGGCAAATCAAGAATTTTAATGAGCGTTATCGTGAGATGCGCGAAGAGGGACAAGTCGCCATTGGACGATCAAAAGGGATTGTTCGAACTGGTGTGATCTTGATGCTATTAATGGATCGAAAGGATAACATCATTCGCGCAGAGCGTATGCAAGGAATGACGATCTTTGCAAGATTTAAAGAAGTACCTACTCTTGCAGAACAGCCGCTCTTTTATATGGATCAACCAGTCGAAGCTCGTTTAGATCGGTTTACAAAGAAAGCGCTTCATGATGCGCGCCATGTGTACCAAGTTGTGAAAGCAGGAGGAGAAATTAAGCCTCCGAAAGCACCACTATCAAAATTGTTTTCAGTATTTACAAGAAAGCGTGAGGTGAATGGATAA
- a CDS encoding AMP-binding protein, giving the protein MQIGEMIRAHADKQPGKSAIVYRGKKRSYATIQKDIDTYRHLFVAKAQQTGLVPPLRIAIDLTETDDQLLAFLAVASLGWIGVPSNDAWSNREQDAAFALSKVDVLLTDKDQTARLPIWRIKGVKANREDVVLPIATKTDSFYIGFTSGSTGNPKAYMRTHRSWSASFDAAKDVFGLCSGDRVSVPGSLFHSLFLFAAVLTLHIGATVYLESSFAPHQVIQTVKNEDINIIYAVPTMTQALIGVAENPIENVTAVIVSGAKWSKRQRERTKGSFPNAELIEFYGASELSFVSYLNHSKTEQKETAVGTLFPGVEMKVDQEQRLYVHSPYLFVGYVGELAAVGWQTVGDIGYLDDHNVVHVKGRTGNMLIIGGHNVYPEEVERLAKTLPFVDEAIAVGISHDYWGKQMELYIKGGGNVPNDAKRQVRVLLNNELPPVKRPRRIHFVDAYPVLASGKIDRQALVGQSNE; this is encoded by the coding sequence GTGCAAATTGGTGAAATGATAAGAGCGCATGCAGACAAGCAACCCGGCAAAAGTGCAATTGTGTATCGAGGAAAAAAGCGGTCATACGCTACAATCCAGAAAGATATCGATACGTACCGGCATTTATTTGTTGCAAAGGCCCAACAAACTGGACTTGTTCCTCCTCTTCGTATAGCGATTGACTTAACAGAAACGGATGACCAATTGCTTGCATTTTTAGCGGTCGCAAGTCTTGGCTGGATTGGAGTACCCAGTAATGACGCATGGTCAAACCGAGAGCAAGATGCGGCATTCGCTTTGTCAAAAGTAGATGTTCTTTTAACAGATAAGGATCAAACTGCACGTTTACCTATCTGGAGAATAAAGGGAGTAAAAGCGAATAGAGAAGACGTTGTGTTGCCAATAGCAACTAAAACCGATTCATTTTATATTGGGTTCACGTCTGGGAGTACGGGAAATCCGAAAGCGTATATGAGGACCCATCGATCATGGTCGGCAAGTTTTGATGCGGCAAAGGATGTGTTTGGTCTTTGTTCAGGAGACCGAGTTAGTGTGCCAGGTTCTTTGTTTCATTCACTGTTTTTATTTGCAGCTGTACTTACGTTACATATCGGAGCAACCGTTTATTTGGAGTCATCGTTTGCTCCTCATCAAGTCATTCAAACAGTAAAAAATGAGGATATTAACATTATTTATGCAGTCCCCACGATGACACAAGCACTAATTGGAGTTGCAGAAAACCCAATTGAAAATGTGACGGCTGTCATTGTGTCTGGCGCAAAATGGAGTAAACGACAACGGGAACGAACAAAAGGGTCTTTTCCAAATGCGGAGTTAATTGAATTTTATGGTGCCTCTGAGCTAAGTTTTGTCTCGTATTTAAATCATAGTAAAACTGAACAGAAGGAAACAGCCGTTGGTACACTTTTTCCAGGTGTGGAAATGAAAGTGGATCAAGAACAACGATTATATGTTCATAGTCCATACTTGTTTGTTGGTTATGTGGGTGAATTAGCTGCGGTAGGTTGGCAGACCGTTGGTGACATCGGTTATCTAGATGATCATAACGTTGTGCATGTAAAAGGGCGTACAGGCAATATGCTTATTATAGGTGGTCATAATGTGTACCCAGAAGAGGTCGAGCGTCTAGCGAAAACATTGCCGTTTGTTGACGAAGCTATTGCAGTTGGAATCAGCCATGATTACTGGGGCAAGCAAATGGAATTATATATAAAAGGTGGCGGAAATGTACCAAATGATGCGAAACGGCAAGTTCGTGTCTTATTAAACAATGAGCTTCCACCAGTCAAACGTCCGAGAAGAATTCATTTTGTGGATGCTTACCCTGTTTTAGCAAGCGGCAAGATTGATCGTCAAGCATTAGTAGGTCAATCAAATGAATGA
- a CDS encoding transaldolase family protein, with translation MSFTLLMDGANADVFRSLSQFLPLDGVTTNPSILAKNTTISAEEQLVRINEVLSPNQPLHVQAIAETVDGIRKEAEQIRNAFEREICIKVPVSTEGMKAIKHLVQDGVTITATGIFTTQQAFLAAKAGASYVAPYVNRIDIQHGNSMEVIRRIRQLFDTYGMPARILAASFKNVRQIEEAMLAGVHEVTVAPDLLEVLLNHQGTDAAVKQFTNEFSNAFGEGKTLFE, from the coding sequence ATGTCTTTTACTTTACTTATGGATGGGGCAAATGCGGACGTATTTCGTTCTCTGTCTCAATTTCTGCCATTGGATGGTGTGACAACCAATCCAAGTATACTAGCAAAAAACACGACAATCTCGGCAGAGGAGCAATTGGTACGAATAAATGAAGTATTGTCTCCAAATCAACCGCTCCATGTACAAGCAATTGCTGAAACGGTTGATGGAATACGGAAAGAAGCAGAGCAAATTAGAAATGCATTTGAGCGCGAAATATGCATTAAAGTGCCCGTTTCTACAGAAGGCATGAAGGCTATTAAACATCTTGTACAAGATGGAGTGACAATAACAGCAACTGGCATCTTTACTACACAGCAAGCATTTTTGGCAGCGAAAGCAGGGGCAAGTTATGTAGCTCCTTATGTGAATCGGATTGATATTCAGCATGGAAACAGTATGGAGGTTATTAGACGCATTCGACAGCTATTTGACACGTATGGAATGCCAGCTCGGATTCTTGCTGCTAGCTTTAAAAATGTACGGCAAATTGAAGAAGCCATGCTTGCGGGCGTACATGAAGTGACTGTTGCTCCAGATTTATTAGAGGTGTTGCTCAATCATCAAGGAACAGACGCTGCGGTGAAACAATTTACGAACGAGTTCAGTAATGCATTTGGTGAAGGGAAAACACTATTTGAATAA
- a CDS encoding GAF domain-containing protein, with amino-acid sequence MFNLTNHQALIAVSYKFFQMISDELNVNTAYVTRRDPNAMMVLSSFNKDEMIIPEGYAVDYGETYCRLIIQNDEDVMHTNNLATFNLTRELEVTEQLSVKGFLGVTLRDFNGDVFGTLCVMDKEEKQFTEENIAFLKNIADILSYLIDLDETTRNLDLLSVPIIPIKAGVAILSLQGNINATRSTKILEETLDYAAVNKVRYFIVDLSQLLLLEQRFPAVLKNIFMSLKIMGVRVFVTGLTAEIVLKGAARDELIDLDIAFVKNIEEALNEVGYTLN; translated from the coding sequence ATGTTCAATTTGACGAACCATCAAGCACTTATAGCTGTATCGTATAAGTTCTTTCAAATGATTAGTGATGAGTTAAATGTGAATACAGCTTATGTCACAAGGCGGGATCCAAATGCAATGATGGTTCTTAGCTCATTCAACAAGGATGAAATGATTATTCCGGAAGGATATGCTGTTGATTACGGGGAGACGTATTGCCGCCTTATTATTCAAAATGATGAAGATGTGATGCACACAAACAATTTGGCGACTTTTAACCTAACACGAGAGCTAGAAGTGACGGAACAATTAAGCGTCAAAGGATTTTTAGGAGTAACATTAAGAGACTTTAACGGGGATGTTTTTGGTACGTTATGTGTGATGGACAAGGAGGAAAAACAATTTACCGAGGAAAACATTGCTTTCTTAAAAAACATCGCAGACATTCTTTCTTACTTAATCGATTTAGATGAAACAACTCGAAATCTTGATTTATTAAGTGTACCAATTATTCCAATAAAAGCGGGTGTGGCGATTTTATCGTTACAAGGAAATATAAACGCAACAAGAAGCACAAAAATACTCGAAGAAACATTGGATTATGCAGCAGTAAATAAAGTGCGCTACTTTATTGTTGATTTATCGCAGCTCTTGTTATTAGAACAACGTTTTCCAGCTGTCTTAAAGAATATCTTTATGTCATTAAAGATTATGGGTGTTCGTGTATTTGTGACCGGTTTAACTGCAGAGATCGTTCTGAAAGGCGCGGCTAGAGATGAGCTTATTGATCTTGATATCGCTTTTGTGAAAAACATTGAAGAAGCATTAAACGAGGTAGGATACACGCTTAATTAA
- the srlD gene encoding sorbitol-6-phosphate dehydrogenase, producing MNQIEKTAVVAGGGQNLGEHISLRLSKEGYSVVVADLQEEKAKAVAAKITAETGNDTLGIGFNTTNENDVANVMKLTVETFGSLDLLVYNAGVARSTKIDSFTKEDWQLSLDVNLTGYFLCAREASKWMMEQNHGNIIQINSKSGKVGSKHNAAYSASKFGGVGLTQSLALDLAEHNVRVNSIMPGNLLSSPMFQSLIPSYAKKLGISESEVEQVYTDKVPLKRGCTYDDVANAVVFYSSEQASYMTGQSINVTGGQVMF from the coding sequence ATGAATCAAATAGAGAAAACAGCTGTTGTTGCGGGTGGAGGACAAAATTTAGGTGAGCATATTAGCTTACGTTTAAGCAAAGAAGGGTACAGCGTTGTCGTAGCTGATCTACAAGAAGAAAAAGCAAAAGCTGTTGCTGCAAAAATTACAGCAGAAACAGGCAATGATACGCTTGGAATTGGGTTTAATACAACAAACGAAAATGATGTCGCCAACGTCATGAAGTTGACGGTTGAAACCTTTGGTTCACTTGATTTGCTTGTGTATAACGCAGGTGTGGCTCGGAGCACGAAGATTGATTCATTTACAAAGGAAGACTGGCAACTTTCCCTGGATGTTAATTTAACAGGATACTTTTTATGCGCACGTGAAGCAAGCAAGTGGATGATGGAACAGAATCATGGCAATATCATTCAAATCAATTCGAAGTCAGGAAAAGTAGGTAGTAAACATAACGCAGCTTATTCTGCTTCGAAATTCGGTGGAGTGGGCTTAACGCAAAGCTTAGCGCTTGATTTAGCTGAACATAATGTTCGTGTGAACTCGATTATGCCAGGGAACCTCCTATCTTCACCAATGTTTCAAAGCTTAATACCTTCATATGCAAAAAAGCTAGGCATCTCTGAAAGTGAAGTAGAGCAAGTTTATACAGACAAAGTCCCGTTAAAGCGTGGTTGTACGTATGATGACGTTGCTAATGCAGTTGTTTTTTACAGTTCTGAACAAGCATCGTATATGACAGGGCAGTCAATTAATGTGACTGGTGGACAAGTGATGTTTTAA
- the srlE gene encoding PTS glucitol/sorbitol transporter subunit IIB, with the protein MAEYKAVRVKKGSGGFGGPLVIKPTEKKNKIVNITGGPISDVGSALAELTGAELINGFKTSVPEDEIAAVIIDCGGTLRAGLYPKKRIPTINIMATGQSGPMAKFIIEDIYVSGVKPAQLMMLDENGEEAATANRLEQSVLEKATEEGKKSSYDTSKKITDQNDNLMAKIGKMMGGVVNVFYQAGRDAIDTVLKTILPFMAFVSLLIGLILASGIGDVIANILTPLGGTIWGLLILSAIVSFPLLSPFLGPGAVIAQVIGTLIGVEIGRGNIPPQFALPALFAINAQAAADFVPVGLGLAEAEPETVEVGVPAVLYGRFLTGAPTVFVAWLASFGMYDY; encoded by the coding sequence ATGGCTGAGTATAAAGCGGTTCGAGTGAAAAAAGGCTCTGGTGGTTTTGGTGGACCACTCGTCATTAAACCAACAGAAAAAAAGAATAAAATTGTTAATATAACGGGAGGCCCAATCTCTGATGTCGGTTCAGCACTGGCGGAACTGACAGGAGCAGAACTTATCAATGGCTTCAAAACATCGGTTCCAGAAGACGAAATAGCAGCGGTCATTATTGATTGTGGAGGAACATTAAGAGCGGGGTTATATCCGAAGAAGAGAATTCCGACAATCAATATTATGGCTACTGGTCAAAGTGGGCCAATGGCAAAGTTTATTATAGAAGATATTTATGTTTCTGGTGTAAAGCCAGCACAGCTAATGATGCTTGATGAGAATGGAGAAGAAGCTGCTACGGCTAATCGGTTGGAACAATCTGTTCTAGAAAAAGCAACGGAAGAAGGAAAAAAAAGTTCGTACGATACTAGCAAGAAAATTACAGATCAAAATGATAACCTAATGGCCAAGATTGGCAAGATGATGGGCGGGGTTGTGAATGTCTTTTATCAAGCGGGACGTGATGCAATTGACACCGTTCTAAAGACAATTCTACCGTTTATGGCGTTTGTCTCTCTATTGATCGGTTTAATTTTAGCATCTGGTATTGGTGATGTGATTGCCAATATTCTAACACCTCTTGGGGGCACAATATGGGGCTTGCTCATTTTATCTGCAATTGTTTCTTTTCCGCTCTTATCCCCTTTTCTTGGGCCAGGAGCTGTTATCGCACAAGTCATTGGAACATTAATTGGTGTTGAGATTGGTCGTGGTAATATACCTCCTCAATTTGCCTTGCCTGCTCTTTTTGCGATTAATGCTCAAGCGGCTGCAGACTTTGTTCCAGTTGGACTTGGCTTAGCTGAAGCAGAACCAGAAACGGTTGAAGTAGGTGTGCCAGCCGTTTTATATGGGAGGTTTTTAACCGGTGCACCAACCGTATTTGTAGCGTGGTTAGCGAGTTTCGGTATGTATGATTACTAA
- a CDS encoding PTS glucitol/sorbitol transporter subunit IIA, with protein sequence MIYKTTVTKMGPSAGDFLEENMIILFKDNAPEELAEFCVLHEENELNGEVVKGDTITIAGSSFKVTAVGEAVGKNLRALGHITIKADGAMEAELPGTLSVEANELPKIEAGHTITITR encoded by the coding sequence ATGATTTATAAAACGACAGTAACAAAGATGGGGCCGAGCGCTGGAGATTTCTTAGAGGAGAACATGATTATTTTATTTAAAGATAATGCACCAGAAGAACTTGCCGAATTCTGCGTGCTTCATGAAGAAAACGAGCTTAATGGTGAAGTTGTGAAAGGAGATACGATTACTATTGCTGGTAGTTCATTTAAAGTAACCGCTGTTGGTGAAGCTGTCGGAAAAAACTTACGTGCACTTGGCCATATCACCATTAAAGCAGATGGTGCAATGGAGGCTGAATTGCCAGGGACGTTATCTGTAGAAGCGAATGAATTACCTAAAATCGAAGCAGGCCATACAATTACAATTACGAGATAA
- a CDS encoding carbohydrate ABC transporter permease: MKGIAFKAIAYGLLFVGAGLSLIPFFWMVRSSFMTTTEIFHFPPKLLPETWLWGNFLEIFNVVQFSLYFKNTLFVLIPVIIGTVVTSCMCGYGFARLNFPGRNIWFALIIATMMLPPAVTLIPTFMLWTEIGGINTFWPLVLPSFFGGGGFFIFLMRQFFMSIPKELDEAALIDGANYVQIFVFILLPLVKPAILVVSFFTFTNVWNDFFGPLIYLNDESMFTLALGLLQLQGSYTSDWNLIMAAATVMTVPAILIFFLGQKYFVEGITLTGIKG; the protein is encoded by the coding sequence ATGAAGGGAATAGCATTTAAAGCAATTGCCTATGGTTTGTTGTTTGTTGGAGCAGGACTCTCCCTTATTCCATTCTTTTGGATGGTACGCAGCTCGTTTATGACTACGACGGAAATCTTTCACTTTCCTCCTAAGCTATTACCAGAAACGTGGTTATGGGGAAACTTCCTCGAGATTTTTAATGTTGTACAATTCAGTCTTTATTTTAAAAACACCTTGTTTGTGCTTATCCCTGTAATTATAGGCACGGTCGTGACGAGCTGTATGTGCGGATACGGATTTGCAAGATTAAACTTTCCAGGAAGAAATATATGGTTTGCTTTAATAATTGCAACGATGATGTTGCCTCCAGCAGTGACGTTAATTCCAACGTTTATGTTGTGGACAGAGATTGGTGGGATTAATACATTTTGGCCGCTTGTGTTACCAAGTTTCTTTGGAGGCGGAGGTTTCTTTATTTTTTTGATGCGGCAGTTTTTTATGAGCATTCCAAAAGAACTTGATGAAGCAGCATTAATTGATGGTGCAAATTATGTTCAAATATTTGTCTTTATTCTTTTGCCTCTAGTAAAGCCAGCAATATTAGTTGTTTCCTTTTTTACTTTTACGAACGTTTGGAACGATTTTTTTGGTCCTTTAATTTATTTAAATGATGAATCGATGTTTACTTTGGCATTGGGCTTATTACAGCTTCAAGGAAGCTATACATCTGATTGGAATTTAATTATGGCTGCGGCGACTGTAATGACAGTTCCAGCTATCCTCATCTTTTTCCTAGGACAGAAATATTTTGTTGAGGGCATAACATTGACAGGGATAAAAGGGTGA
- a CDS encoding sugar-binding transcriptional regulator: MKWQEERQLVLVAKMYYEEALTQNEISKRLGVYRTTVTRMLQKARDEGIVQIKIASTHRVRVNLENELCKKFGLLEAVVVPIESQTRDERLEALGQSGAELLDRILIDGDVVGLAWGDTLGTMSEVMSSFKKRDATFVPIVGGPGKMHVKHHINTIVYNFARAFKARSQYIDAAAIVESADAQKEISRSAYLQDVLKLWQQMTVAVIGIGALFRSSNLVWSGFIGEEEKELLEEKKVIGDILSRFYTIDGKEAQSTLSERTIAIELERLRKNRTTIAIAESKEKVPSIIGALHGGYITHLVTDEETANDIMKWGGTK; this comes from the coding sequence ATGAAGTGGCAGGAGGAACGTCAACTTGTACTCGTTGCAAAAATGTATTACGAAGAAGCACTCACACAGAATGAAATTTCCAAACGTCTCGGCGTGTACCGTACAACGGTGACGCGGATGCTTCAAAAAGCTAGAGACGAAGGGATTGTGCAAATAAAGATTGCTAGTACACATCGTGTTCGAGTTAATCTTGAGAATGAGTTATGTAAAAAGTTTGGTTTACTGGAAGCTGTCGTTGTACCGATTGAAAGCCAGACAAGAGACGAACGACTTGAAGCTTTAGGGCAATCCGGTGCGGAATTGCTTGATCGAATCTTAATAGATGGCGATGTTGTAGGACTTGCCTGGGGGGATACACTTGGGACGATGTCAGAGGTGATGTCTTCATTTAAAAAAAGAGATGCTACTTTTGTTCCGATCGTTGGCGGTCCAGGGAAGATGCATGTAAAACATCATATTAATACAATCGTTTACAATTTTGCGCGTGCGTTTAAGGCAAGGTCGCAATACATTGATGCTGCTGCAATCGTTGAGTCGGCAGACGCGCAAAAAGAAATAAGTAGATCAGCTTACTTACAAGATGTGTTGAAGTTGTGGCAACAAATGACCGTTGCTGTCATTGGGATAGGTGCGCTTTTTCGGTCGTCGAACCTGGTGTGGAGTGGGTTTATTGGGGAGGAAGAGAAAGAATTGCTTGAAGAGAAAAAAGTGATTGGTGATATTTTGTCTCGTTTTTACACGATTGATGGAAAAGAAGCACAATCTACTCTTAGTGAACGGACCATTGCTATTGAGCTTGAACGCTTAAGAAAAAATCGGACAACAATTGCAATTGCTGAATCAAAAGAGAAAGTACCTTCTATTATTGGTGCACTTCATGGGGGCTATATCACGCATCTTGTTACGGATGAGGAAACAGCAAACGATATCATGAAGTGGGGGGGGACAAAGTAG
- a CDS encoding STAS domain-containing protein — MSSLYEFMKEKTWNLTESWYASLDKTKDGIYGTSDPEKIELLKKQNYEFHLLFCEIFNEDSENLEERFDQWLDKMAADQGHLATPIPQIIDEFLTVQEQYLDLVSEYSYQNRETTSFTQNQEWNRMVSKSFRKIITEFGERNLAQAQHVMQSQQEMITELSSPVIPLNKNVALLPLIGEIDTHRAKVIFEQTLDQCVSIQVESLLIDLSGVPVVDTMVANQLFSLVEGLKLVGTKASLSGLRPEIAQTSIQLGIDFSSVNIYSTISRALEKMNA; from the coding sequence TTGTCGTCATTGTATGAATTTATGAAAGAGAAAACATGGAATTTAACAGAATCATGGTATGCAAGTTTAGACAAAACAAAAGATGGCATTTATGGTACAAGCGATCCTGAAAAAATTGAGCTGTTAAAAAAACAAAATTACGAATTTCATTTGTTGTTCTGTGAGATCTTTAATGAGGATAGTGAGAATTTGGAGGAGAGGTTTGATCAGTGGCTTGATAAAATGGCTGCCGACCAAGGTCATTTAGCAACGCCAATTCCGCAAATTATTGATGAGTTTCTAACTGTTCAAGAACAATACTTAGATCTTGTTTCTGAATATAGTTATCAAAATCGAGAAACGACATCATTTACGCAAAATCAAGAATGGAACCGAATGGTGTCTAAGTCATTCCGTAAAATCATTACTGAATTTGGCGAAAGGAATTTGGCCCAAGCACAACACGTGATGCAATCACAACAAGAAATGATTACTGAGCTTAGTTCGCCAGTTATTCCTCTTAATAAAAACGTTGCGTTACTTCCGCTTATTGGTGAAATCGATACACACCGTGCGAAAGTCATTTTTGAGCAAACACTTGACCAATGTGTTTCGATTCAAGTCGAATCCTTATTAATTGATTTATCTGGTGTTCCTGTAGTGGATACGATGGTAGCGAATCAGCTATTCTCTCTTGTAGAGGGGCTAAAGCTAGTCGGAACAAAAGCTTCACTTTCAGGATTGCGACCTGAAATCGCCCAAACATCCATTCAATTAGGAATTGATTTTAGCTCCGTTAATATTTACTCTACCATTTCTCGTGCTCTAGAAAAAATGAACGCTTAG
- a CDS encoding carbohydrate ABC transporter permease, whose product MKLEPLKQRLLTKKRMNFSKKEKVFGYLFTLPAILGLLLWTLGPILASLILSFTDYQVISPGINWIGFENYFTIFREDLYFKQSLVVTLYFAIASTAATLAAALCIALLMNMKVKGQGIWRTLYYLPVLVPAVAANILWMWLFNPEFGMLNGILRFFGLPGSMWIYDAATVIPSLVLLSVWGCGGAALIFLAGLQDIPKDQLEAVELDGGNTWHKFRFVTIPTLSPIIFFNLIMGLIGAFQTFNQAYIMTNGGPNNASLFYVYLIYREAFVNSRMGYASALAWILFIVVMIFTLVIFRWGKGWVFYGGAK is encoded by the coding sequence ATGAAGCTTGAACCGTTAAAGCAACGATTACTCACGAAGAAAAGAATGAATTTTTCGAAAAAAGAGAAGGTTTTTGGTTATTTATTTACATTACCTGCTATTTTAGGCTTGCTGCTTTGGACATTAGGCCCTATACTAGCAAGCCTTATACTTAGTTTCACAGACTATCAAGTGATCTCTCCGGGAATTAATTGGATTGGCTTTGAGAATTATTTTACGATTTTCAGAGAAGATTTGTATTTTAAGCAATCACTTGTTGTGACCCTGTATTTTGCGATTGCAAGTACTGCTGCGACCCTTGCGGCAGCTTTGTGCATTGCCTTGTTGATGAATATGAAAGTAAAGGGCCAAGGGATTTGGCGAACTTTATATTATTTGCCTGTACTCGTGCCTGCAGTAGCCGCAAATATTTTATGGATGTGGCTTTTTAATCCAGAATTTGGAATGTTAAATGGGATCCTCCGTTTTTTCGGGCTTCCTGGTTCAATGTGGATTTATGATGCAGCCACAGTTATTCCTTCCCTTGTGTTGCTTAGTGTATGGGGATGTGGAGGAGCGGCACTCATATTTTTGGCTGGGCTTCAAGATATCCCAAAAGACCAATTGGAAGCAGTCGAACTTGATGGTGGAAATACTTGGCATAAATTTCGTTTTGTTACGATTCCAACACTTTCACCGATTATATTCTTTAACTTAATAATGGGGCTGATCGGTGCTTTTCAAACTTTTAATCAGGCCTACATCATGACAAATGGTGGACCAAACAATGCTAGTCTGTTTTATGTATATTTAATTTATCGTGAGGCGTTTGTAAATAGTAGGATGGGTTATGCAAGTGCACTTGCATGGATCCTCTTTATTGTTGTAATGATTTTTACGTTAGTTATATTTCGTTGGGGGAAGGGTTGGGTATTTTATGGGGGGGCAAAGTAA
- a CDS encoding SRPBCC family protein: protein MSEYSTTTLTMKRHFNVSSERVYDAWLNPEMMKKWLFTLEATNQKAANDPHEGGTWEIIDRREGKDYRAIGDYLVIDRPKKLLFTFKMPQFSETVDHITVVFEPVGNGCDMTFSQEIIVPHEENWTEENIEKALTEFHDGSEHGWNLMFIGLKQLVEEGFISFEKDV from the coding sequence ATGAGTGAGTATTCAACAACAACTTTAACAATGAAAAGGCATTTCAATGTTTCAAGTGAACGAGTATACGATGCTTGGTTAAATCCGGAAATGATGAAAAAATGGCTTTTTACATTAGAAGCAACAAATCAGAAGGCGGCAAATGATCCGCATGAAGGTGGAACATGGGAAATTATTGATCGCCGAGAAGGAAAAGATTATCGAGCAATTGGCGATTACCTCGTAATTGATCGTCCTAAAAAACTTCTGTTTACCTTTAAGATGCCACAATTTAGTGAGACTGTAGATCACATTACAGTCGTATTTGAACCAGTAGGCAATGGGTGTGATATGACATTTAGTCAAGAAATCATCGTTCCCCATGAAGAAAATTGGACAGAAGAGAATATCGAAAAAGCATTAACAGAGTTTCATGATGGAAGTGAACATGGGTGGAATTTAATGTTTATCGGTTTAAAGCAATTAGTTGAGGAAGGGTTTATTTCTTTTGAGAAAGACGTGTAA